In the Gossypium raimondii isolate GPD5lz chromosome 9, ASM2569854v1, whole genome shotgun sequence genome, one interval contains:
- the LOC105797960 gene encoding zinc finger protein ZAT11 translates to MKRERESVEIQGFDIAKCLMLLSQGLQTKPKEHSVSEVFECKTCHRCFPSFQALGGHRASHKRPKLMGDKPNETTQFLSLSTKPKTHECSICGQEFSMGQALGGHMRRHRAAMNESFSPFPLVPTVPVLKRSNSSRRVVCLDLNLTPLENDLQVLFGNKAPKVDLCI, encoded by the coding sequence atgaaaagagaaagagaaagtgTAGAGATTCAGGGGTTTGACATTGCTAAATGTCTAATGCTGCTATCTCAGGGCCTCCAAACCAAGCCTAAGGAGCATTCGGTGAGCGAGGTTTTCGAGTGCAAAACTTGTCACCGTTGCTTCCCATCCTTCCAAGCATTGGGAGGTCACCGGGCTAGCCACAAGAGACCCAAACTAATGGGGGACAAACCAAATGAAACAACACAATTCCTTAGTTTATCAACCAAGCCTAAGACTCATGAGTGCTCCATTTGCGGCCAAGAGTTTTCAATGGGGCAAGCTTTGGGTGGCCATATGAGGAGGCATCGAGCTGCCATGAACGAAAGCTTCTCGCCGTTTCCGCTTGTCCCGACAGTACCGGTGTTGAAGAGATCGAATAGCAGTCGGAGGGTTGTTTGCTTGGACTTGAATTTGACTCCTTTGGAGAACGATTTGCAAGTTCTATTTGGGAACAAGGCTCCCAAGGTTGATCTTTGCATTTGA
- the LOC105797961 gene encoding zinc finger protein ZAT11, translating to MKRERESVEIEGFDIAKCLMLLSQGLETKPKEHSVSEVFECKTCHRCFPSFQALGGHRASHKRPKLMGDKPNETTQFLCLSTKPRTHECSICGQEFSTGQALGGHMRRHRAAMNETFSPFPLVPTVPVLKRSNSSRRVVCLDLNLTPLENDLQVLFGNKAPKVDLCI from the coding sequence atgaaaagagaaagagaaagtgTAGAGATTGAGGGGTTTGACATTGCTAAATGTCTAATGCTGTTATCTCAGGGCCTGGAGACCAAGCCTAAAGAGCATTCGGTGAGCGAGGTCTTCGAGTGCAAAACTTGTCACCGTTGCTTCCCATCCTTCCAAGCATTGGGGGGTCACCGGGCTAGCCACAAGCGACCCAAATTGATGGGGGACAAACCAAATGAAACAACACAATTCCTTTGTTTATCAACCAAGCCTAGGACTCATGAGTGCTCCATCTGCGGCCAAGAGTTTTCAACGGGGCAAGCTCTGGGTGGCCATATGAGGAGGCATCGAGCTGCCATGAACGAAACCTTCTCGCCCTTTCCACTTGTTCCGACGGTGCCAGTGTTGAAGAGATCGAATAGTAGTCGGAGGGTTGTTTGCTTGGACTTGAATTTGACTCCTTTGGAGAATGATTTACAAGTTCTATTTGGCAACAAGGCTCCCAAGGTTGATCTTTGCATTTGA
- the LOC105799879 gene encoding uncharacterized protein LOC105799879, translating to MADSSSSSSSSSSSYIHMVHRLIEECLVFKMSKEECMEALSKHANIKPVITSTVWIELEKENKEFFEAYTRGSHERATEIEKRQRIQRSLHAYIRDNNGHDQLHH from the exons atggctgactcatcatcatcatcatcttcttcttcttcttcgtatATTCACATG GTGCACCGTCTTATAGAAGAGTGTTTGGTATTTAAGATGAGCAAAGAAGAGTGCATGGAAGCTTTGTCAAAGCATGCAAATATAAAACCAGTTATTACTTCAACAG TTTGGATTGAGTTGGAGAAAGAGAACAAGGAGTTCTTTGAGGCATACACAAGGGGAAGCCATGAGAGAGCCACTGAAATAGAGAAAAGACAAAGGATTCAGAGGAGTCTCCATGCTTACATCAGGGACAACAATGGCCACGATCAACTCCACCACTAA